One Micromonas commoda chromosome 5, complete sequence genomic window, GGCTGAGCGAGAGGTTGAAGCGGCGAaagccgccgcagccgccgcggggaagaCGCTTCGCCCCAACGGCGTCAAGGCTGCGAACAACAACAACCTCAACAACATCCTCAACAACATCAAGCCTCTTCCCGAAGTCGActccgcgtccgggtcgccCGAGGGACGGAAgaagcgccgacgcgactcGAGCGGATCCTCGCAGGATGAAAAGCTGCAGCGCCGCAACTCCGGGCACCTCCGCCGGGACGGCTCTGGCCGGTTCATCCCCCGCGAGGATTCCCTTCCCCATCCCTTCGTCACCCCGCCTCCCACCACaccgggcgtcgacgattcGGTCGGACTCGACGTTTCCacggtcccgccgcccatccGCGTGAAGCCCGCGGGTCTTCACAGGGACCCGAGCCTGGGCCTCGGCCGTCAGGTGAGTTTGCCGCCGGACATCGCCACGCTGCTCAGAGGGGAGGCGCAAGACacgggacgcgccgccgagcccctCGCGCAGTTCAACAGCGGAGACTGGGGCGCGCTCCTGACTGGTGAGCTGGGCAGCGTGACCGCGGTGTTGGACCAGCTGGGAGAGGCTGAGATGCTCGGGGGCAGGGAGAGCATCGGCAAGCTGGAGTCGTTTGGGTCGTTGCAGATGCTCACCAGGCAACGGAGCGGAAACATGCTGACGAGGATGGGGTCGTGCAACGACAGCTTCGCGCAGCTCATCACGCCCGAGCTGGTGAAATGATGACGAGCGGGGCGATATATCCATTGACCAGGGGTGGGTGTAGATAAGGGTATCACATACGGGGCACACACGTGCAGTACATTAACACTGGGGACCGCTTTTGAAGCCCCAGCGACAGCCGAGGACCATAAGGTTATCATATGCTTAAAGACCAGCGCCTTCGACGACTTTGTAAGACTAATCGATTGGATTCAACTTTATCTGGCTAGTAGCTAAACGGAAATTCCTTGTCGTTGCTCGCCTTTCCCTGCAGCTCCCGCGAGTACGCGGCGACCCCCATGTCCTCCACcctggcgctcgccgcgcgcgccgccaacAGCACCGAGCTGTTTCGCTTTTTCTTCTCCCTcgtcttcaccgccgcgtctccTCCTTTACCTTCCAGTTCGGATTCATCGAGGTCGATGCCGCGGTccacagccgcggcggcggcggcgaataGGCCCGATGCCGCAGCCATCGCGGGGGCTGCGCGCCGCTCGGGTTCCTTCctcccctcctcctcgggcggcaTGGTGGCCGGGATGTAGTCGTCCAGCGAGAGCCCCGCCATGGTTGAGAAGCTCCGCCCCGGGAGGACCGAgatggccgccgtcgccgacgtcaccCCCGTGTGCACCACCTGGTTCACGTCACCGGTCACCCTCACCACGCACGCCTTCTTGCACATCCCCATGCACTTACGCCCCGGCGTGAGCGTCCAACCCGGCGGCATGTTCCCCCGCAACGCGTTCATGACGTCGGACGCTAAACCGTTCCTCGCGCACGCCTTCCCCGCGCACACTTCCACCGTGGCGGTGATGTCGCAGGCGGGTCCGGAGACGTGCGTGGTGGCCTGGGTGTCCTCGAGCCACGGGGGCCACGCGGTGGTGGGTGGGGGCGCGCGgacacccgccgcggtggcggggtcCGACATTGGCGGGAGAaagtcgccctcgccgtcgtcatcctcggacTCGTCGATGAAGGTGATCGAGCAGTACGGGGACGGGACGCAGTCGGGTTCCTCCGCCGGATCGCACTCGTCCTCGCATCCGTCCCGCGTGATGGCTATCGACGACgcatcgcccgcgtcgtccttcgcgagCCACGAGTCGTACGTCTTCCCGGGCACCGCCTTTTTCGATCtcgtcttcttcgccttgcgcggcgggtccatcGTCGGCTGGTTCCCtcccgccatcgcggacgccgcaTCGAAcatggacgcgaacggcgagtTTGGCTCCGGGGTGGATCGCCACTGCGGCCATCCGTCGCCCTTGTCCTCGCCCGCCTTGGCAGCCACGCGGCTGTTAAAACGCCGGTGGCACACGCCACCGTCGGATGGGGCACACGCCCGCCGTCCCCCTCGAcgctcgggcgcgaccgcCACGCGCGATGCGACTCCGGAGACGGAAGCGCGGAGTAcggcggcgttcatcgcccCGTCACCGAGCCTTCCGGATCGCTCGCCGAGGGATTCTCCTCggccgtcgcccctcgcgcggccCGCTgtggcgcgccgcgatctcgGCTGACTAGGATAAGTGCCGGATAGTCCGGAGATACGATCGGGCCTTTTGTTCTCCTTGCTTGGGCCGCGTGGACCGGCAGCGGGATGACACGGATGTGATGGATGTATACACAAGTTTGATGCTATGCGCTCATAATACGCCTCCTTCCCTCACTCACGCCGGGGTGAGCTTCTCGATCAGGTCCGTCTCCTCGTTGATGGGGttcttcgcctcgagcttcACCAGGTCGATTGGGGTCTTGCCGGTGCCGTTCTGCGCGGTGATGTCGCAGCCCTTCTCCAGGAGCGCCCTGACGGCGAAGGTCTTCCCGTAGCCGCACGCGTAGTGGAGCGGGGTgttcttcttctcgtccaccgcggtcagGTCACTGTCCGCCTCGATCAGCTGGTTGAAgatctcctcgcccgcgtcgcccttgcCGAACGCGATGGCGTAGTGGAGCGGAGTGCGCTGGCTCGAGTCCCGCGCGTTGACATCCTTGCCAATCGCGATGAAGTCCTCCACAGCCTCCACGTCACcgtacctcgccgcgtcgtgcagGGTCTCGACCtcgggcgtgggcgcggcggcggcggcgggcgcggcggcgggctcgccggGGATGGACCCGCCGACAGCCGCGCGGAtggcatcctcgccgccgagcttgTCGTTGAGCTTCTTGAgaaacgcggcgtcgttggaGTACTTCATCATGGCGGACGGGCCGTTCTTCTGGACGTCGTTGAAGAAGTCCTGGAAGTCGGGGTcgtccttgagcgccgcgatcctGCGCTGCATGTCGGGGTTCTGGATGTACCGGACGGGAAAGGGGGAGGAACGGtcagcgacggcgctccTCTCGGGACTCCTCAAAGGGAGGGTTTAGGGATTATCCACTCGGAGCTCCGAGGATGGGGGTTCGGGCGGGTACCACTGAACGAAAAGGCGAATGAGACACGCACCGAGATCATGTTATTCATGGCCTGCATCTGCTTCTGCACCATGGGGTTGTTCATCATACCCTGCATCTGCGCCATCTGCGCGTTCACCTTCTTCGCCGTCTCGGGATCCTTCATCGCCTTGGCGTAAGCCTCCTGGATCTCCTTCATCTTCTCGGGGTCCATGTTGCCCATCATGCCCGCCAGGTTGGGGGGCAGACCGTTCGCGGACACCTTGAGGGCACCGCGTGCGGCGGAACGCCGGGTGGAGAGCCTGGCGCTGGTCTtgggcacggcgacgccgcggaccctGGTGGCGGAACCGAGACCCCTCTGGCTGGAGGATTTGGCcgagacgacggcgcgcgcgacgacggcgacgacggtcgTGGACGCCATGATTTGGGCGTTCGCTACTGGGACAAGATGGACGTGACCCGGGGGGCGGtgtgggcgtcgcgcgggagtACCTGCGAGCCGCTCGGTCGTTTGTGTCGCTGACGAGGTCCGACGATTTGAGGTGGCGTAGGTTGGAGGTTCCCGATCTTAACGAAAGTTCGTCCAGCGCTGTGATTGGTTGAAATTTCGGCACACGCAAGCAGTCTGCTTTTCGCGATTTTGTGGCTCGACGGCTTCGGCCGCAGACAAGCCCTGCTGGTGCCACGCAGTCATTATTTGGCGATCTTTCGATCGGCGCCACCCCacaccgcgtcggcaccACAACGCGCCGGACGTACAGCGAACGAGGGCAGGAGCGGCACGTCGCATCCCACCCGTTACTCTTAAGGTCTACGTCGTCACCACGGCGCTCAGACGcaggctcgccgacgccgtcgcctcgttaACCACTCGCGCGAACGTTAACCCAGTCGCTGCCCGCGAGATGGCTTCCGGCATGATGAtgacgacgacccgcgcgctcgcccccgtggccgcgcgatccgcctcgcgcggggtcAGGGCCGCGGTCAGGGCCGGTCCCTcccgcggcttcgcgcccTCCCTCGGCGCCAGGCGCTCGGTGTACTGCAAGGCTGTGGAGGCCCCCGTCAACCCCACCGAGCTCAAGCCCCCCGCGAACCTGCACGgcttcgagctcgtccgcgaggactACGTCGCCGAGTACGACTCCAAGGTGTTCTTCTTCCGCCACGCCAAgacgggcgccgaggtcatGAGCCTGagcaacgacgacgagaacaaGTGCTTCGGCGTCACCCTCCGCACGCCCCCCGCCAACTCCACCGGGATTCCCCACATCCTCGAGCACTCCGTGCTGTGCGGCTCGCGCAAGTACCCCATCAAGGAGCCCTTCGTGGAGCTCATCAAGGGCTCCCTGAACACCTTCCTCAACGCCATGACCTACCCCGATCGCACCTGCtaccccgtcgcgtcgtgcaACCTCCAGGACTTTCGCAACCTCGTGGACGTCTACCTCGACGCGGTGTTCCACCCGCGGTGCGTCGACAACGAGAAGACGTTCCAGCAAGAGGGGTGGCACTACGAGCTGGATTCACCGGACCAGGAGATGACGTTCAAGGGCGTCGTGTACAACGAGATGAAGGGGGTGTACTCCTCCCCGGATTCCGTcctggcgagggaggcgcagCAGGCGCTCTTCCCGGATAACACCTACGGGGTGGACTCGGGCGGCGATCCCACCGTGATCCCCCAGCTCACGTTCGCGGAGTTCAGGGACTTTCACGGCAAGTTCTACCACCCCTCCAACTCCAGGATGTGGTtctacggcgacgacgacgtggaggagCGACTCAAGATCCTCGACTCGTTCCTGTCCGAGTTTGACAGGAAGGAGATTGACTCCACCATCGCCACCCAGAAGTACTTCACCGAGCCCAAGAGGGTCGTGGCGTCgtacgtcgcgggcgagggcgaagagGCGGACAAGTCCTTCGTGCAGGTCAACTGGCTGCTCAACGACGGACCTTTCGACACcgagacggcgctcgcggtcgggTTCCTCGAtaacctcctcctcggctcacccgcggcgccgctcaggatggcgctcgaggagtccggcctcggcgaggccatCGTGGGTTACggcctcgaggacgagctcaGGCAGCCCACGTTCGCGATCGGCCTCAAGGGCGTGGCCAAGGAGGACATTCCCAAGGTTGAGTCGCTCATCACCGAGACGATCGCCAAGATTGCCGAGGAGGGGTTCACCCAGGCGGCCATCGACTCGTCCGTCAACTCCATCGAGTTTGCCATGCGCGAGAACAACACCGGTCGCTTCCCTCGCGGCCTCTCCCTCATGCTCCGCTCGCTCTCCGCGTGGTTGTACGAGGGCGATCCCGTGGAGATTCTCAGGTTCGAGGAGCCTTTGGCCAAGCTCAAGGCGAGGATGGCCAAGGAAGATGTCTTCACGCCGCTCATCAAGAAGATGCTCATCGACAACACCCACAAGGTGACCATCGAGCTCAACCCCGACAAGGAGCTCGGTAAGGTgcaggacgacgaggagaaggccaaggtTGCCGCCTACCGCGCGGGTCTCTCccccgaggagatcgagaagGTTGTCGCCGACacggaggagctcaagagACTCCAAGAGACCCCGGATTcccccgaggcgctcgcgtgcatccccgcgctcgacatCACCGATATCCCCAAGGAGGCCAAGTCCATCCCCACGGACGTGTCCACCGTCGGTGCCACCACCATGCTCACCCACGATATCTTCACCAACGACATCCTCTACGCCGAGCACCTCATGGTGAGTGGATTTACCGTAACCCACCCAAAAGCCAGAATGATGAA contains:
- a CDS encoding predicted protein, with amino-acid sequence MADLDLKGAPWTDAEDVQLSALQAKHGNRWAAVAAEMPGRTGQQCAQRWRHKVNPNIRKDKWTEAEDRQLQALVDTYGLRWADISRRMEGRTDQQCMGRWRRHLDPSVSRKQWSTKEDRKLAELRVRHGANWSAIAKTMKNRTAQQCRARWFQAHFTGHRYLDDSGALLSPRSADKAEREVEAAKAAAAAAGKTLRPNGVKAANNNNLNNILNNIKPLPEVDSASGSPEGRKKRRRDSSGSSQDEKLQRRNSGHLRRDGSGRFIPREDSLPHPFVTPPPTTPGVDDSVGLDVSTVPPPIRVKPAGLHRDPSLGLGRQVSLPPDIATLLRGEAQDTGRAAEPLAQFNSGDWGALLTGELGSVTAVLDQLGEAEMLGGRESIGKLESFGSLQMLTRQRSGNMLTRMGSCNDSFAQLITPELVK
- a CDS encoding predicted protein, with protein sequence MASTTVVAVVARAVVSAKSSSQRGLGSATRVRGVAVPKTSARLSTRRSAARGALKVSANGLPPNLAGMMGNMDPEKMKEIQEAYAKAMKDPETAKKVNAQMAQMQGMMNNPMVQKQMQAMNNMISNPDMQRRIAALKDDPDFQDFFNDVQKNGPSAMMKYSNDAAFLKKLNDKLGGEDAIRAAVGGSIPGEPAAAPAAAAAPTPEVETLHDAARYGDVEAVEDFIAIGKDVNARDSSQRTPLHYAIAFGKGDAGEEIFNQLIEADSDLTAVDEKKNTPLHYACGYGKTFAVRALLEKGCDITAQNGTGKTPIDLVKLEAKNPINEETDLIEKLTPA
- a CDS encoding predicted protein gives rise to the protein MASGMMMTTTRALAPVAARSASRGVRAAVRAGPSRGFAPSLGARRSVYCKAVEAPVNPTELKPPANLHGFELVREDYVAEYDSKVFFFRHAKTGAEVMSLSNDDENKCFGVTLRTPPANSTGIPHILEHSVLCGSRKYPIKEPFVELIKGSLNTFLNAMTYPDRTCYPVASCNLQDFRNLVDVYLDAVFHPRCVDNEKTFQQEGWHYELDSPDQEMTFKGVVYNEMKGVYSSPDSVLAREAQQALFPDNTYGVDSGGDPTVIPQLTFAEFRDFHGKFYHPSNSRMWFYGDDDVEERLKILDSFLSEFDRKEIDSTIATQKYFTEPKRVVASYVAGEGEEADKSFVQVNWLLNDGPFDTETALAVGFLDNLLLGSPAAPLRMALEESGLGEAIVGYGLEDELRQPTFAIGLKGVAKEDIPKVESLITETIAKIAEEGFTQAAIDSSVNSIEFAMRENNTGRFPRGLSLMLRSLSAWLYEGDPVEILRFEEPLAKLKARMAKEDVFTPLIKKMLIDNTHKVTIELNPDKELGKVQDDEEKAKVAAYRAGLSPEEIEKVVADTEELKRLQETPDSPEALACIPALDITDIPKEAKSIPTDVSTVGATTMLTHDIFTNDILYAEHLMDLHAVPMDLMPLVPLWCRAMQRMGTSKRSFVDFDQLMGATTGGFSLSPFTSSIRGSDDVSAYLVLRGKSTSAQAGQLHDLMAEMMLQAKLDDKEIFKQLVLESRASMESRVQSGGHSVAAGRLDAMDSVAGYVGEQLGGLAQLEYLKTLAKRIDTDWDGVVADLEKIRAAVVSRAGSVTNLTADAKTLDATAGAVQSFLDALPAEGTGAATEAWSKDLVLPPVNELITVPTQVNYVGKGANLYKSGYELHGSAYVINKLLGTTWLWDRVRVSGGAYGGFSDFDSHSGMFSYLSYRDPNLLKTIANYDGTVEFLKDISLDKDELTKAIVGTMGDLDSYQLPDAKGYTALMRHLLKVKDEERQQRREEVLATTEKDFKKFGEVLEATRAPEARVCAVVSPDAAKAAMKERPDLDFKVTSVM